A genomic stretch from Scheffersomyces stipitis CBS 6054 chromosome 6, complete sequence includes:
- a CDS encoding predicted protein translates to MTTSTTLPAIVFTDWDGTVTLQDSNDYLTDNLGFGKEKRAEINQHILDGKQSFRDGFIDMLNSITTPFPECIDFLLKNVQLDPGFKDFYHWCESQGIPVIVVSSGMRPIIYSLLKRLVGQEAIDNIDIISNDVAINDETQEWNIVYKDPQSSFGHDKSNSIKEYLSTHGYDASNTPLLFYCGDGVSDISAAKETNLLFAKHGKDLIKYSIREGIPYTEFNSFAEILSKVQSIVAAKGANIDQFIENK, encoded by the coding sequence ATGACCACTTCTACTACTTTGCCTGCCATCGTGTTTACCGACTGGGACGGGACCGTCACCTTGCAAGACTCCAACGACTATTTGACCGATAACCTTGGTTTcggaaaagaaaagagagcCGAAATCAACCAACACATCTTGGACGGCAAGCAGTCGTTTCGTGATGGCTTCATAGATATGTTGAACTCGATCACCACTCCATTCCCAGAATGTattgacttcttgttgaaaaacGTCCAGTTGGATCCTGGTTTCAAGGACTTCTACCACTGGTGTGAATCTCAAGGCATTCCAGTTATCGTTGTTTCTTCAGGTATGAGACCCATAATCTactcgttgttgaagagattaGTGGGCCAAGAAGCCATTGATAACATCGACATCATCTCCAACGACGTTGCAATCAACGACGAAACCCAAGAGTGGAACATTGTATACAAGGACCCACAATCATCTTTCGGCCACGACAAGTCCAACTCAATTAAGGAATACTTGTCCACCCACGGTTACGACGCCTCCAACACTCCGCTCTTGTTCTACTGTGGTGATGGTGTTTCTGACATTTCTGCTGCCAAAgaaaccaacttgttgtttgCCAAGCACGGAAAGGACTTGATTAAATATTCCATCAGAGAAGGCATCCCATACACCGAGTTCAACAGTTTTGCTGAGATTTTGTCCAAGGTCCAGTCCATTGTTGCAGCCAAGGGTGCCAATATCGACCAATTTATCGAAAATAAGTAA